A stretch of DNA from Basfia succiniciproducens:
ATCTTAGCCACAGGTAGTTATTTACCTGCACAAGTGCGTACTAACGCCGATTTAGAAAAAATGGTCGATACTTCGGACGAATGGATTTATACCCGTTCAGGCATGAAGGAACGCCGTATCGCCGCAACGGATGAAACATCGGCGACGATGGGTGCCAATGCGGCGGCAAAAGCCTTGGAAATGGCAAATTTAGATCCGCAGGAAATAGAGCTTATTATTGTAGGTACAACAACTAATTCCCATTCTTATCCAAGTGCGGCCTGTCAAATCCAAGGTATTTTAAATATTAAAGACGCAATATCCTTTGATGTCGCCGCAGCCTGTACCGGTTTCGTTTATGCGCTTTCTGTCGCCGATCAATTTATTAAAAGCGGGCAAGTGAAAAAAGCCTTGGTCATCGGCTCTGATCTAAATTCCCGCCATCTTGATGAAACCGATCGCAGTACGGTGGTTTTATTTGGTGACGGTGCCGGTGCCGTTATTTTAGAGGCAAGCGAACAACAAGGCATCGTCTCAACCCATTTACATGCATCCGCCGATAAGGAAGATATGCTTTCATTGCCTCATATTGAACGCGGTGAAGACAAATCCGGCTATATCACAATGCAGGGTAATGCCACCTTTAAACTTGCCGTGGGTCAGCTTTCAAGCGTCGTAGAAGAAACCTTAGAAAAAAATAATTTGCAGAAATCCGACTTAGACTGGCTGATTCCTCATCAAGCCAATATCCGTATTATTTCGGCAACGGCAAAAAAATTAGATATGGATATGTCACAAGTTGTATTAACCATAGAAAAATACGGCAATAACAGCGCTGCAACGGTACCTGTCGCATTAGACGAAGCCGTTCGCGACGGACGGATCAAACGGGGGCAACTCCTTCTGCTTGAAGCCTTTGGCGGTGGTTGGACTTGGGGCTCCGCTCTCGTTCGTTTTTAATATATAAACTCCTCAATATTTTTATTGAGGTTTTCACTCGGAATTCAATAAAATAGGAAATACAATGAAAAAATTTGCAATGGTTTTCCCGGGTCAGGGATCGCAATCAGTAGGTATGCTGGCTGAACTTGCCGAACAATTTCCCGTTGTTCAAGAAACCTTTAAACAAGCTTCCGAAGTCTTAGGTTATGACTTATGGCAACTCGTGCAACAAGGTCCTGCCGAAGAACTTAACAAAACCTGGCAAACTCAGCCCGCACTTTTAGCAGCTTCAGTGGCAATTTACCGTATTTGGCAACAACAATACCCGGAATTAAAACCCGAAGTGATGGCCGGCCATAGCTTGGGTGAATATTCCGCTTTAGTTTGCGCAGGCGTTATTGATTTTCAGGATGCTATTAAATTAGTTGAATTACGCGGTAAATTAATGCAACAAGCCGTGCCGGAAGGTACAGGCGCAATGTACGCAATCATCGGTTTAGATAACGAATCTATTATTAACGCCTGTAAAGCCGCCGAACAAGGCGAAGTGGTTTCCGCAGTAAACTTTAACTCTCCTGGACAAGTTGTTATTGCCGGTAGCAAAGCCGCTGTCGAGCGTGCCGCAGCTGCTTGTAAAGAAGCTGGCGCAAAACGTGCGTTACCATTAGCGGTAAGTGTTCCTTCTCATTGCGCATTGATGAAACCGGCGGCGGATCAGCTTGCGGTTTCCTTAGAAAGTATTTCGTTCAAAGCGCCTGAAATTGCCGTTATCAACAATGTCGACGTGAAAGCGGAAAATGATGCAGAAGCAATTCGAACCGCCCTTGTTCGCCAACTTTACAGCCCTGTTCGTTGGACTGAAATCGTTGAACGCATGGCTAAAAATAATATCGAAGTTTTACTTGAAATGGGACCGGGCAAAGTATTAACCGGTTTAACCGGCCGAATCGTTAAAGAACTTTCGGCACAACAAGTAAATGATGCGAAATCATTAGAAACGGTAAAAGAAATTTTAGCTTAATTATTCGTGGTGGGTTTTCGCCTGCCATTTACCAGGGTCTATTTATCCGGTGGTTTTTTAACCCCCGCCTACAAACGTTAGGAGACAAATATGCAAGGCAAAATCGCATTAGTAACAGGCGCAACCCGCGGTATCGGTCGCGCGATTGCGGAAGAATTAGCGACAAAAGGCGCTTTTGTTATTGGTACCGCAACATCAGAAAAAGGAGCGGAAAGTATTTCCGCTTATTTAGGTGAAAAAGGCAAAGGTTTCGTGTTAAACGTAGCTGATCAGGAATCTATCGAATCCGTTTTGGAACAAATCAAAAAAGAATTCGGTGATATTGATATCCTTGTAAATAATGCGGGCATTACCCGTGACAACCTGTTAATGCGCATGAAAGATGACGAATGGTTTGACATTATTCAAACCAACCTCACTTCCGTTTATCGCTTATCTAAAGCGATGTTGCGTACTATGATGAAAAAACGTTTCGGCCGTATTATCACTATCGGTTCGGTTGTCGGTTCAAGCGGTAACCCGGGTCAGTCCAATTACTGCGCGGCAAAAGCCGGTTTAATCGGTTTCAGTAAAGGGCTTGCCAAGGAAGTGGCGTCTCGTGGAATTACGGTAAACGTTGTTGCTCCGGGCTTTATTGCAACCGACATGACAGAAGTATTAACAGAAGAGCAAAAAGCGGGGATTTTAACTAATGTTCCTGCCGGTCATTTAGGTGAACCTAAAGATATTGCCAAAGCGGTTGCTTTCCTTGCATCCGAAGATGCGGGCTATATTACCGGAACTACTTTACACGTAAACGGCGGCTTATATATGGCATAATTTTATTCTTATTCCGTTCCGAAAACAGAAAAAGGATAAAAAGCATGGCAAAGCATTAGTCTTAATGCTAGAATTAACCTTGCTATAACGTGAGTTACGCAACAGCGTATGCAAAAACGTAACTGATTTCTAACCGTTTGTATGTTCCAATTTGTTTGTATTGTGGTTTGACCACGCAAAGAAATAGCTTGCAAGTTTTGGAAAAATACATACACTATTTACCTTATCGCATTGGGCGAGAACTACAATAGGAAAAAAAAATGAGCATTGAAGAACGCGTAAAAAAAATCATTGTTGATCAATTAGGTGTTAAAGAAGAAGAAGTTAAATCCGAAGCGTCTTTCATCGAAGACTTAGGTGCCGACTCTTTAGACACAGTTGAATTAGTAATGGCTTTAGAAGAAGAATTCGATATCGAAATTCCTGATGAAGAAGCTGAAAA
This window harbors:
- a CDS encoding beta-ketoacyl-ACP synthase III; the protein is MYSKILATGSYLPAQVRTNADLEKMVDTSDEWIYTRSGMKERRIAATDETSATMGANAAAKALEMANLDPQEIELIIVGTTTNSHSYPSAACQIQGILNIKDAISFDVAAACTGFVYALSVADQFIKSGQVKKALVIGSDLNSRHLDETDRSTVVLFGDGAGAVILEASEQQGIVSTHLHASADKEDMLSLPHIERGEDKSGYITMQGNATFKLAVGQLSSVVEETLEKNNLQKSDLDWLIPHQANIRIISATAKKLDMDMSQVVLTIEKYGNNSAATVPVALDEAVRDGRIKRGQLLLLEAFGGGWTWGSALVRF
- the fabD gene encoding ACP S-malonyltransferase, encoding MKKFAMVFPGQGSQSVGMLAELAEQFPVVQETFKQASEVLGYDLWQLVQQGPAEELNKTWQTQPALLAASVAIYRIWQQQYPELKPEVMAGHSLGEYSALVCAGVIDFQDAIKLVELRGKLMQQAVPEGTGAMYAIIGLDNESIINACKAAEQGEVVSAVNFNSPGQVVIAGSKAAVERAAAACKEAGAKRALPLAVSVPSHCALMKPAADQLAVSLESISFKAPEIAVINNVDVKAENDAEAIRTALVRQLYSPVRWTEIVERMAKNNIEVLLEMGPGKVLTGLTGRIVKELSAQQVNDAKSLETVKEILA
- the fabG gene encoding 3-oxoacyl-ACP reductase FabG → MQGKIALVTGATRGIGRAIAEELATKGAFVIGTATSEKGAESISAYLGEKGKGFVLNVADQESIESVLEQIKKEFGDIDILVNNAGITRDNLLMRMKDDEWFDIIQTNLTSVYRLSKAMLRTMMKKRFGRIITIGSVVGSSGNPGQSNYCAAKAGLIGFSKGLAKEVASRGITVNVVAPGFIATDMTEVLTEEQKAGILTNVPAGHLGEPKDIAKAVAFLASEDAGYITGTTLHVNGGLYMA
- the acpP gene encoding acyl carrier protein — encoded protein: MSIEERVKKIIVDQLGVKEEEVKSEASFIEDLGADSLDTVELVMALEEEFDIEIPDEEAEKITTVQSAIDYVQNNQ